AATGCTCTTAAAACCTAAACTCATTAAACCTAATACCATTagtaattaaaacccaaattgataatttaatttttgttatgatattcattttaatttttatcatttactatatataaactaatttaaatttaatatttatacgcaagaaaataaaaaaattatcatttaattttatgaaatttatatataaaataatttgaaattgcATATTCCCGGGAAATCTTTTATCACTTTTTATATGTATAAAGTTGATagaaattaaatgataaatatttcatttataataaaataataaatttcatATACTCGATTGTTTTATGATAAATTTCATATATCAAAGTAATGATATGTTGGCCATGTAAAAAAAAAGAGatattttttgatttttgagttcattaaaaatattttaatactttaataaataattttaaaaataaaagtaaaagtgatacaacttagtaaattgaaaaaaagataattatgtaaaaaaaagaaataaaataataaatacttGAATTAAAAAATCCATATTAAAAACcaaaaatggaattaaaatttttaattcaatttattcgATTTTACTTCTTTTAAATTCGATTTATTCAgtgataaatttaatttattcgatttttaatattaaaaaaccCGACCAACAGAATGTATACGCAATAACCAGGTTTAGAGCCCAACCCAATTTCAAGATATTTTTGCTGACGTGGACTGATCATACCGCCGACCAATAACATAAAGGAAAAGCCTCACCCACGTACGGTCTTTTTCTCTACGGTTCCTCAATTTTACGCATTACATAATGTACGTTTCGCTACGGAAGACCAACGCTCGACCAAAGTATCACTCGGGTACAACCAATCAAAGCACAGAATAGGAAAAGATTACAATTCACCCACACCGTATCTAAGCAAAGCTCCTTAAACCTCCCCTCTATTAAACGATGCAAGGGATGATATTTTTCTTCATTGTGGCTCAAAGCTCTTAAACCCTAGGAGCTTCATTCGTTTCTTGCTGTTTCTCTGACAAATTTCTTTGTCCTTTTTTTCTTCTTAAGGTAATTTTGTTTTATAGCTCTTGTGGGTTTCATTCTTGGCATCAATTTGAAGTTTAGATGATGAATTTTCTGATTCTTTTTCGGGTTAATTTATCTTGTTTTGTTGATTTTatttagggtttttcttttttgattGTTTTTAATGTTTATGTAGCATATCTCTCTTTTTgggtttttacttttttttttttttgtgcaatAGTTTTCTTGTTCATgggatatatgataacatgttttattttcttttgtttttactaCTTGAATAACTGGGAAGTTTAACCCTTTCTTTTTGAAGAAGGAATAAACATCTATGTAAAACTGTTTATTATGAATAAAAAAGTTATAAATTCAATCATAACCTTGAATTCTTAATTTAATGCAATGATGGCGTAAAATGTTGGCTCTCATATTGAACGactgggattattttaatttctctcCTGCTACTCGTATTGGCCTTGACTGAACTTCTTTGCAGTGATcttgtcttttttttttgtatgtgTGGTTGTGTGTGTATGCATTGTATCTTCATCCTGTTTCGCTGAATTACATTGATCTTGTATGTTCTTTGTAGGTATATTATGGATATATTTGTGAGGTTGATTTACATGTTAAACCCATTCAGCTATAATCTAATAGGATTTGTTTTTGGGATTTGCAATGTGTTGTTTTGGTTTTCTTGCTACTAACATGACATATGTTTATGTTTGTTCTTCTTGTTGGTGGTGctgtgaaaaaaaaaatgatacaGTAACATATTATGGCATTTTCTAGCAAACTTGGAAGCCTTCTGAGGTTAAATGGGCAAATCCCAGCTACATCCATGCTTAGCTCTATTCGCTGCATGTCCTCATCAACCAAAAAGCTTTTTATTGGAGGTATTGACACATTGGATTCTTGGCTGAAGATTTGATGCAGATATAATTTATATTGTGTATTTGACTTGAATCTATGCTTCTTAGGCCTTTCATATGGAACTGATGATCAAACTCTCAAGGAAGCATTTTCGGGGTTTGGTGATGTGACAGAAGGTGAGTTGTATCACTAATGCTGATGATATTATGTTTTTGGTTTTTTTGTAAGTTTGACTATTGTAGTCTAGTATATAAATATTAGCTTCATTTTCTTGTCAAGCAGATGAATGGGGTTCTTTTGTTCTATCTTTTCCCTCGGGCATGGGTTACTTGTAACAGCGCACAAAGTGTGACTAGGAATTTTAATGTGTTTCTTAGGTGTTTGCTGTTGTTCATTTATTGTGTGTTTTGGATGCATAACGCATAGTTTGGCATGTCTAGGCTCTATTCATACGTGTTGTCCATTCTCGAAATGGTTACTAGTTTATCTCTAGAGATTTCTCATGGCAGAAGTTGAATAATGATGACTGCTGGTGAGCATGTAGCATTGTGTTTTAATTGAAAACTATAACCAGGTTGCTTGTCTACTTGGTTAATGATTTTGGCCAGTGAACTCTGCGTTTTTTTAATGTCGTTTATGAATGATGGTATCTATTACAGATTAATAACGCCTGCTTCTATTCACGTTCTCATTCTCTGATTTATGTTGGTCAGCTAAGATTATCATCGATAGAGACACAGGGAGGTCTAGGGGTTTCGGTTTTGTAAACTTTGCTGATGATGAATCTGCCAGCAATGCCTTGTCAGCCATGGATGGTCAGGTGAGGGAAAAAAGACATTGGTATATGGAACATGTTTCTGGTGAATCTGGTATTTGATTATTTTGTGGTACTGAAATTACAGGAACTCAATGGCCGAAATATTCGAGTAAGTTATGCCAATGAAAGACCTAGTGGCGGCCCTCGAGCTTATGGTGGTAATGGTGGTTTCCGTGGTAGTGATGGTTTCGGTAGGGATGCTGGTTACTAGGTTCTCCCATCAAAATCTTTCCATAATCATGTTCCTAGAGCTAGTAGATTTGATGATACAGTTATTTATATTCGAATTATATGCTAAAAACTTATGCAACTAGTTTTCTCTAGTTAGAGGTTGATTAATTAATTGTGATTTTTCCTTGAGTTATCAAggttttttaattaataacttttta
The Gossypium arboreum isolate Shixiya-1 chromosome 10, ASM2569848v2, whole genome shotgun sequence genome window above contains:
- the LOC108487574 gene encoding glycine-rich RNA-binding protein 2, mitochondrial-like, coding for MAFSSKLGSLLRLNGQIPATSMLSSIRCMSSSTKKLFIGGLSYGTDDQTLKEAFSGFGDVTEAKIIIDRDTGRSRGFGFVNFADDESASNALSAMDGQELNGRNIRVSYANERPSGGPRAYGGNGGFRGSDGFGRDAGY